One window of Felis catus isolate Fca126 chromosome D4, F.catus_Fca126_mat1.0, whole genome shotgun sequence genomic DNA carries:
- the PLPP6 gene encoding phospholipid phosphatase 6, which translates to MPSPRRNVDARPLAASASSSSGGPGSPAHGGGGGGGRFEFQSLLSSRAPGLDPTCTRLRASESPVHRRGSFPLAGAGPSQAPPAPLPEEDRMDLNPSFLGIALRSLLAIDLWLSKKLGVCAGESSSWGSMRPLMKLLEISGHGIPWLLGTLYCLSRSDSWAGREVLMNLLFALLLDLLLVALIKGLVRRRRPAHNQMDMFVTLSVDKYSFPSGHATRAALVSRFILNHLVLAIPLRVLVVLWAFILGLSRVMLGRHNVTDVAFGFFLGYTQYSIVDYCWLSPHNAPVLFLLWNQQ; encoded by the coding sequence ATGCCGAGCCCCCGCAGGAACGTGGACGCACGCCCGCTGGCCGCCTCCGCCTCGAGCAGCAGCGGCGGCCCCGGCAGCCCGGcccacggcggcggcggcggcggcggcaggttCGAGTTCCAGTCCCTGCTCAGCAGCCGCGCGCCGGGCTTGGACCCCACCTGCACCCGGCTCCGCGCGTCCGAGAGCCCGGTGCACCGCCGCGGCTCCTTCCCCCTGGCCGGGGCGGGCCCCTCGCAGGCGCCCCCGGCCCCGCTCCCCGAGGAGGACCGCATGGACCTGAACCCGTCGTTCCTGGGCATCGCCCTGCGCTCCCTGCTGGCCATCGACCTGTGGCTGTCCAAGAAGCTGGGAGTGTGCGCCGGGGAGAGCTCGTCCTGGGGTAGCATGCGGCCTCTTATGAAGCTGCTGGAGATCTCGGGCCACGGCATCCCCTGGCTGCTGGGGACCCTCTACTGCCTATCCAGGAGCGACAGCTGGGCCGGGCGCGAGGTGCTCATGAACCTGCTCTTTGCCCTGTTGTTGGACCTGCTGCTGGTGGCCCTGATCAAGGGGCTGGTCCGCAGGCGCCGCCCGGCCCACAACCAGATGGACATGTTTGTCACCCTCTCGGTAGACAAATACTCCTTCCCCTCGGGCCACGCCACCAGGGCCGCCCTGGTGTCCCGGTTCATCCTGAACCACTTGGTGCTGGCCATTCCGCTGAGGGTGCTCGTGGTACTATGGGCCTTCATCTTGGGCCTCTCCAGGGTCATGCTGGGGCGGCACAATGTCACCGACGTGGCTTTTGGCTTTTTTCTGGGCTACACGCAGTACAGCATCGTGGACTATTGCTGGCTTTCACCGCACAATGCCCCGGTCCTCTTCCTACTGTGGAACCAACAATGA